In Vibrio bathopelagicus, the following are encoded in one genomic region:
- a CDS encoding electron transport complex subunit E has product MSDHKTLIKNGMWANNPALVQLLGLCPLLAVSSTVTNALGLGIATLLVLVGSNVSVSLVRNHVPKEVRIPVFVMIIASLVTCVQLLMNAYAYGLYLSLGIFIPLIVTNCIIIGRAEAFASKNEVLPAAQDGFWMGLGMTSVLVVLGAMREVIGNGTLFDGADLLLGDWASILRIQIFQFDNSFLLALLPPGAFIGVGFLIALKNIIDNQAKSRQPKQEKPAIERARVTNV; this is encoded by the coding sequence ATGAGTGACCATAAAACACTAATTAAAAATGGCATGTGGGCCAACAACCCTGCCCTAGTGCAACTTCTTGGGTTATGTCCGCTGCTGGCAGTATCGTCAACAGTCACTAACGCACTCGGGCTCGGTATTGCTACTCTGCTTGTCTTAGTCGGTTCGAACGTGTCTGTCTCTTTGGTTCGAAACCATGTCCCTAAAGAAGTCCGTATTCCAGTATTCGTGATGATCATTGCTTCACTGGTAACCTGTGTTCAACTTCTGATGAACGCTTACGCGTATGGTCTTTACCTCTCTTTAGGTATCTTCATCCCATTGATCGTAACCAACTGCATCATCATTGGCCGAGCTGAAGCCTTCGCGTCTAAAAACGAAGTTTTGCCTGCAGCTCAAGATGGTTTCTGGATGGGCCTTGGCATGACATCAGTACTGGTTGTATTGGGTGCGATGCGTGAGGTTATTGGCAACGGAACCCTATTTGATGGCGCCGACCTGCTCCTTGGTGATTGGGCTTCAATATTACGAATCCAGATATTCCAATTTGATAACAGCTTCTTGTTAGCCCTGCTTCCACCAGGTGCCTTTATTGGTGTGGGTTTCTTGATTGCTCTGAAAAACATCATCGACAACCAAGCTAAATCTAGACAACCAAAACAAGAAAAACCAGCCATTGAACGCGCTCGCGTTACTAATGTCTGA
- the nth gene encoding endonuclease III — protein sequence MNNVKRVEILERLRENNPKPETELNWNSPFELLIAVLLSAQATDVSVNKATDKLYPVANTPQAIFDLGVDGLKEYIKTIGLFNSKAENTIKTCRMLLDLHNGEVPEDRAALEALPGVGRKTANVVLNTAFGWPTIAVDTHIYRVSNRTKLAMGKTVDDVEAKLLKVIPKEFKLDVHHWLILHGRYTCVARKPRCGSCIIEDLCEFKEKTDV from the coding sequence ATGAACAATGTAAAACGAGTAGAAATACTTGAGCGGTTAAGAGAAAACAATCCAAAGCCAGAAACCGAGCTTAACTGGAACAGCCCTTTCGAGTTGCTGATCGCCGTGCTCTTATCTGCGCAGGCAACCGATGTCAGTGTTAACAAAGCCACTGATAAGCTTTACCCCGTTGCTAATACTCCACAGGCTATTTTCGACCTAGGTGTCGATGGCCTAAAAGAGTACATCAAGACAATCGGCCTATTTAATTCAAAAGCAGAAAACACCATCAAGACGTGTCGTATGCTGCTTGACCTACACAATGGTGAAGTACCGGAAGATCGTGCGGCATTAGAAGCCCTTCCTGGCGTTGGTCGTAAGACTGCCAACGTAGTATTGAACACCGCTTTCGGTTGGCCAACCATTGCCGTTGATACTCATATCTATCGTGTTTCAAACCGCACGAAGTTAGCAATGGGTAAAACGGTCGACGATGTTGAAGCCAAGCTGCTCAAAGTCATTCCAAAAGAATTCAAACTGGACGTCCACCACTGGCTCATTCTTCATGGACGTTACACCTGTGTCGCGCGTAAACCACGCTGTGGCAGTTGTATCATTGAAGACCTATGTGAGTTCAAGGAAAAAACTGACGTCTAA
- the gloA gene encoding lactoylglutathione lyase → MSNGRILHTMLRVGDLDKSIEFYTNVMGMQLLRKNENKEYEYTLAFVGFGDESQGAVIELTYNWGTTEYDLGSAFGHVAIGVDDIYTTCDAIKAAGGNVTREAGPVKGGSTHIAFVKDPDGYMIELIQNKQASAGLEG, encoded by the coding sequence ATGTCAAACGGTCGTATTTTACACACCATGCTACGCGTTGGTGATCTAGACAAATCTATCGAGTTCTACACCAATGTAATGGGCATGCAGCTGTTACGTAAGAACGAAAACAAAGAGTACGAGTACACACTGGCTTTCGTTGGCTTTGGCGACGAATCTCAAGGCGCTGTGATTGAACTGACTTACAACTGGGGTACGACTGAATATGACCTTGGTTCTGCTTTTGGCCACGTTGCTATCGGTGTTGATGACATCTACACAACGTGTGACGCAATTAAAGCAGCAGGCGGTAACGTGACTCGTGAAGCAGGCCCAGTAAAAGGTGGCTCTACGCACATCGCATTCGTTAAAGATCCTGACGGCTACATGATTGAGCTGATTCAGAACAAGCAAGCAAGCGCTGGTCTAGAAGGTTAA
- a CDS encoding DUF2753 domain-containing protein: MISEWEKHTLLADTALQLDDPVRSILHYQQALNLSEEITERTDIQADERLLISVISCHNLAQFWRWAGDTEYELKYLQLASEKVLTLIPQCPNTQCSSFIDSIGCCKKALIDFMKRHPNPKIASMVEKIDTATNCEMIARFRLN, from the coding sequence ATGATTAGCGAATGGGAAAAACACACGTTACTCGCCGATACGGCATTGCAGCTCGATGATCCTGTACGAAGTATTCTTCACTATCAGCAGGCATTGAACTTAAGCGAAGAAATTACAGAACGTACCGATATTCAGGCCGATGAACGCCTACTGATTTCGGTGATTTCTTGTCACAACCTCGCGCAATTCTGGCGCTGGGCCGGTGATACTGAGTACGAGCTTAAATACCTTCAACTTGCTTCGGAAAAAGTGCTGACGCTGATCCCTCAGTGCCCGAATACGCAGTGTTCAAGCTTTATAGACTCTATTGGTTGCTGTAAAAAAGCGCTTATCGATTTCATGAAACGCCACCCAAACCCTAAAATTGCTTCTATGGTGGAAAAGATCGATACCGCGACCAACTGTGAAATGATTGCTCGTTTCCGCCTGAACTAA